Proteins found in one Pseudomonas marvdashtae genomic segment:
- a CDS encoding 5'-nucleotidase, whose protein sequence is MANNIDDKLVLAISSRALFDLSESHKVYLASGVEAYRQYQIEHEDEVLAPGDAFALVQKLLNLNQHLGRARVEVILVSRNSADTGLRVFNSIHHYGLAISRAAFVGGRSPYPYLKAFGCDLFLSTHAEDVRSALEAGFAAATILSGGASRAASEELRIAFDGDAVLFSDESERVYQAGGLEAFQASERQAAREPLRGGPFKGFLAALNALQREFPEDACPIRTALVTARSAPAHERVIRTLREWDIRLDESLFLGGLTKSAFLEAFAADVFFDDQTGHCELAREVVATGHVPHGISNEVKL, encoded by the coding sequence ATGGCCAATAACATTGATGACAAGCTGGTGCTGGCAATTTCCTCGCGGGCCTTGTTCGACTTGAGCGAAAGCCACAAGGTCTACCTGGCGAGTGGTGTCGAGGCCTATCGGCAATACCAGATCGAGCATGAAGACGAAGTCCTGGCACCTGGTGACGCTTTCGCCCTGGTGCAGAAATTGCTCAACCTCAACCAGCACCTCGGGCGTGCCCGGGTCGAAGTCATCCTGGTTTCGCGCAACAGCGCCGACACTGGCCTGCGTGTGTTCAATTCGATTCATCACTATGGCCTGGCGATTTCCCGCGCAGCATTCGTCGGCGGTCGCAGCCCTTACCCTTATCTGAAGGCGTTCGGCTGCGACCTGTTCCTGTCCACTCACGCCGAAGACGTGCGCAGCGCCCTCGAGGCCGGATTCGCGGCGGCGACCATCCTGTCGGGCGGTGCCAGCCGTGCGGCCAGCGAGGAACTGCGCATCGCCTTCGACGGCGATGCGGTGCTGTTCTCCGATGAGTCGGAACGCGTCTATCAGGCTGGCGGCCTGGAGGCATTCCAGGCCAGTGAACGACAGGCTGCGCGCGAGCCGCTGCGAGGTGGACCGTTCAAGGGGTTCCTGGCGGCGCTCAATGCGTTGCAGCGCGAATTTCCCGAAGACGCCTGCCCGATCCGCACGGCGCTGGTTACGGCCCGTTCCGCACCGGCCCACGAACGGGTGATCCGTACCTTGCGTGAGTGGGATATTCGCCTGGATGAGTCGCTGTTCCTCGGGGGGCTGACCAAATCCGCGTTCCTCGAAGCCTTTGCCGCCGACGTGTTTTTCGACGACCAGACCGGTCATTGCGAACTGGCCCGGGAAGTGGTCGCCACTGGGCACGTGCCCCATGGCATCAGTAACGAAGTGAAGCTCTGA